The genomic DNA ACTTACCAAACAGACTTGTATTGTCTTGCGGGCACTATACATGTGATATTGATGGGAAGTTACATGAAAGTAGCCAATCGCTTAGGGCAATGGAATATAGACAAGAAATTGCCTAGGTAAGTGTCTCATTCAGCTTTTGTCCCATTGAAGGTAGAAATGAGCTTGCCTCACAActctttatattttaaaataggttCTAAAGTTTTGTTACTCttatcaattaaattaaaactactaCAAAAATAGCTTAGAACATTTAATTCATCTTGTATGCAATTGATTGTAATTTATGTtgatttttgttattattatgattcaTATTAAGTTTTAAAACATAACTTTAACCCTGTTATTTGTTATTTCCAGGTACATGAAGGTGGGCTTGTGGGACAAGGTGTTCACAACCCTCTTGAACGTGCCAGACTGCAATAACATACCGGATTTATCGGATCTCAAGAATGAggtggatagcattttgaatgaaATTGACAACCTTGGATCGCAACTTCGAAACTTTGCTAATGTGCTTAAAtctaggtaaataaataaatgatccTTATGTATTTATTGCATTTAGATATAAAGGCGATTGTAAAAAATAGACACTTGACTATGTATTAATACCTATAGACTTACAAATTATATCTTAAGATTTAACGACCTATTGAGCCCTTCGCCAGGTTAATAAAAATTGCTCCTCTTCGACAAAgcaataagtattataatatcAGAATCTAATTAGTTACTGTAACTTGTCTTGTTGTGTTTAGTTAAAATTGTGATATTTGTGATTTTAGTTTGTTTTGTtagcataaaataataaacttggCTTAGAATATAAACTTGTTAGCTTATTAATGTTGATGCattacagtagaatctcgattatccggacttcgattatccggatatccgattatccggactcattcttcacgATTTGTAATTACCGATTTGAGGTCTGGGCCCATAAAAACGGAAggcgccgccaccgtaacaCGGTATGGACGTCGTTTAGTTCATTTTTAAAAGAAGTGGATTAATccaatggtctaaaatttagatttttagactctaaatgatgtattgaaaaccctttctattgtaaaaagttaattattgtttgattttactttgaaatcgattatccggattttcgattatccggaacacccctggttttaattgatccggataatcgggattctactgtacaACCTATTTACCCTaggtttcatttatttttgtacaacTAAATAAGACCTGCACATTTCATATTTCTTGTTTGAattgtaaaaacaaataaacaattaccTGGTTGAAAATACTCTTTCATTTACATACCTGCCTCCAAGTTTTTAGGATTTTaggaattttattaatgttattacttaatttaggtacataatctttaaaacatattaaaattaatggAATAGAATCTTCTCTTAACATTATTTGGAAGGAAACCTGTTTGATTTCAATGGATATAATGGAGATACAATAAAAAAAGCCATTTATAGATTCATTACATTTATTATTGAGAAACCTTCTCTAATCGTTGTTTTTTCCTCTCTTGATATTCTTGAACATTATCAAATTTCCTCTTATACAGCACTTTGATCGCATCTATGCTCGAATTGAGCTCACCATTAACATTCACATTGATAAACATTGTTAATTTCTTATCACATTCAAAATTCAATTTACTATTTATCCAAACAATCTTTATGATACAAACAGTGTTATCCACGTCATCATAAACAAATAGTGaagatttatgaaattttatagcAGCAGGGAATCTTTCCAACATAACACTGTCTTCCTTTTTATGAAGAAATTGCTTGTTCCTTGTTTCCAATGAATAAATGAGCAATTTGTTGTAGCCGTGTATGGCAATGGCTAAAACACTAGTGTCTTCATCCAGCGCTGTGGCTGTGTAGTGGACAATAGGAAGTGTAGTGACTTCCACACCTTCTTCATCCATTATTTTCGCAAAATGTTCCTTTAATCCAACATCGTCTACATCTAGATAGGCATTAATATTGTGGCAAAGTGCACCAGTCACATAATCCCAGCATTTGACTGTTCCATCACCAGAAGCACTAGTcaaatatttttcagaatgaGGTAAAATCTCAATGTGATTAACAAATTCCCTATGACCTAAACAATAGGTTTGTATATTGTAGGTGTTTGGAAAACATGATACTCGAATCTTTTCATCTCTGTCACTTGAGATAATGTACTTCCCGTCATTAGTTTGTAGAACGTCCAGGAGTATGCTCAAATGGCCCAATAACTTTGTGCCAGAATCCTCATCAGTAATATCGTAAATTAAGACGTCGCCACTTTTATCAGCGACTAATACATGTGAGTTATTAGCAGTGAATCTTATTTTACTGGCACTTCTTGGGAGAGTAAAAGCAATCGTGGTCTCCATGCCTGGTAAATTGCATACTAGCAGCTGCTTAGATACTGACGTTATTACTGCTAAATGCTTTTCATCTGGTGCAATAGCTATGTCCGAAATCCGGTCGTTTTCTTGCGATTCACTTTTGCAGGGAACATTGAAGAAATTATGCTGTGTACTGTAGCAATCAACGTGAAGACCTTTAGATATCGCTAAAAAGTTGTCGCTTACAGCTAGGCAATTCATATTTGGCTAGcaaattttaacttttaacaaacACTAAAATAACCGCGGTAATGTGTTTTGCTGTTGTCTTTACAGTTTTTAGGTTAGAATCAAATGTCAAATCAGCTGACAGAGAGTAGTGAAGCGCCGGCTGCACACGTGATGGATATGTCACTTAAAGATCATAGCGCACTTATCAATTCGGATAGGGAACGTAATCGTATCGCCATTATCTTCGCATCGCGCGCGGCCGCCTCGGCTACGGATTAATTACTGATGCCACGGATATTACGGTAATACGGCTCACCAATCGCCGCGCTGGCTAACCGCTCGTCAACCACCACTCTCACCACACCGGAGGCACCCGTTCGGTTACGTACGATCCCTCTCTGAGTTGATAGGTGTGCGTCGACCTTAAGGTCCCATTGCATGAGCGCAGCACTTGTCAAATTGTGATGTGGCTGGCTGTGTTGTTGTCAAATTTGACAGTTTTGACATTTGgatcacagattagagagtatgatTTGGATAACCAAATCAATCGATACACTTTCTTGTTTTCATTAATTTCTGCAATTTTCTGCAAAAATTATTCACACCATCtggtttattattaattactgCAAGTTAAACAGTATTTAGTTGCAATGATAAATTCCTGGAGTCCAGACAAAAAACACAGTGAAGTTGAAAGGTATGTTATGTTCATTTTTGTAAATAGTCTCATTCAAGTGAaacattttaaatgaaaataagtaTCAATATAATATATCATCAATATTCTCTACGTTCCAGATGGATTTGCATATATCCAGCGTACTTAAACAGCAAAAAGACGCTTGCCGAGGGACGCAAATTGCCAAAAACATACTGCGTCGAGAACCCCACTCACCAAGAGATTCGAGATGTACTTGTGGCTTCTGGTCTGCACGTTGGTGTTGAGAACAAGTTGTATCCAAGAGAGCGCAGTAAGGtgaattaatttttatatattttagggTTTTCCAGTCATTGGAGTTTGGACAGAACGCAATAAAACCATATTAATAAGGTTGCTCTAAAAACGGGAACACTTCCCTTAAAACTATAGGGTGTTTGCCTAGGGTAACTTCTGTTCTGCACATAGGTGTTGAGAACAATTATTTGTGTCCATGAAAATGCAGAAGATAAGGATATTTTGAtagtaatatattttttctttataataaacCGTTTTTTTTCTATTCCAGGAAATGCTATTCAGAGGAAGGATTAGAGTCCAGATCAAAAATGACGACGGTACTCCGGTCAAACCAGAGTTTCCAACAAGGGAGTCTGTGATGAGGTTTATTGGAGAATCTATTCCTAAATTGAAGACCCGACAGAATAGGTATTTACTTTTCTTTTAACCATTATATctcttaattttaagtaaataatttttgaCTTGATGAAGCTGGTTGATACTTTATGAGTGAATTCCATAAAGAAAATGTATGCATAGAATATTATGAAAATCTATTATACTTCTGAGTATTAATAAGTGAATGTAGCATACTGGATGTCCCAGAATAGCTGAACTATTGCTATGGGAGGTAGCTTAGCTAATGTTCTACCACAAAGTCAATGATTTGGAATATTCAACATTTAATAATGCAAGTACTGAACTACACtgaagttaattttaatttaatttaaaattccaGACCAGCTGACCAGCAACCACAGACCACCCATCAAGCTAGCAACAAAAGCAAGGGAAAGAAAGGACGCCGATAAGTGTTAAGTTTattgtacaaaaaaatatttacatttttattaaaacttaatgtaACTTACAtgctatttattatttcatataattattttaacgtGAACTAAGCATAAATGTGAGTAAAACACAATTTCACATCACCCATGAATGCGGATGCTTTTCTCTGACAATTTATTCTGACCATTTTTATCTCTGGCAACACTGTATCCATCAATAATGGTAACGGATGGCATTTTAACATTTGATTTTCTTTCAGTCTTAAGATTATCAATAATATCGCCTAAATCATTTTTGAAGGTCATTGTTTCATGTCCTGGACCAATTTCTTGAGCTTCTGTGGAAGGTTCGCCACTTCCGCTAGCGATTCGTTTATCATCGGCGCTAGAGATAGCGACGTCGTcgaagttttctttataatcttCTTCGGATTGTATGGACTCTGTGATATCATCGATTTTATTCTCGGATACAAATCCTCTGATTCCTCGAATATATTTTGGTAGAAATTCTTCGCTTTCAGTCTCGTTTCTTCTATCTTTGAGTTGAACTTTTCTTGGAAGTTCGAAGGCTCCTCCAAAAATGTgggcttttttacttttttgggGTTTTTTCTCATTTGAAGCGGTTCTAACGTTCGAAACATCGGGAGCTCCTCGACTTCGTTCTCTTGATTCAGAGCCACTTGCATCGTCTCGTGTATGACTGTCGGGATTTTCTTCATCATTTTCTGCATCGGCTTTGTATTTTCTGTTTCGGGGAGGATGTTTACGATTTCTAATATCCCCGGCGAGATTTCTTTGAGCGTTTCGGTGAAGTGTGGGGCCGCTTCTCTCACTGTGTCCATGATCGTCTCCCCGACCGCCAAAGGGATCTCTTGGAAGTAATAAGGGTATGTTCTTATCCGGTCCGAGACCGCTGATGTCAGCAGCGGCAGTATCAGCGGCTGCCGCGGCGGTAGCAGTCGGCCCCTCAGTGGCGAAAGCCTCGGCAGAAATAACTGCCTTCTTATGCGATCGTGTTTCTCCTGCGTCGGAATCAGATTTGACAGCGCACGAGCATACGACTCCACGCTTCCCGTCACCTTTGAATTTGTACCGCTTATGTTTGTGTTTGCTAACTTCGTAGGAATCCCGTGACTCAGACTCGAGCAGATTGTCGAATAGCAAACCCAAATTTTTAAAAAGTGGGAAATATTTCTCGTCGATTTTATCATCTTTGTATATCTCGCGTTTCTTAGATGGAGTTCTACGTTTGTGCAAAGAACTGAGCAATTCCTTAAGTCTCGAGCTTCCGATTTGGAATATATTCCTTGATTTTATCAACGGCGACTTGTCCGAGAGAATTGAACCTGAAAatatgataaatatttattttagattacgtattaaattaacaaatattttgagGGACTTTAAGAAGTAAGGAATCTGTGagtttttacaaaatacattaaagagtagatatttaaagttattttattttcttactgAGTTCATAATTTTGTGAGCGGTGCTTACCTCTTTTATACTTTCTTGATTTGCGTGTAGGATCTGAAGTTAGAGCCTTATTCAAGGAGAACCTCGTGTTTGTTTCTGGAGAGGAAATAACGATCAAATTAGTACACGCTTTCTTCTAATTGTGCTCCAAGttctttgatattaatatttttggtttGAATACCAAACTGAAGCTGAATCAAGTGCATTGACGAAATTACGGTCCGAAAAAAGATAACATTGTAAAGTTATGGTAACTCACCAGCTGACACTTGGGAATGCGCCGGCGTGTCTCTGCTTTTCTTGAGCTTGGATTCCGCTGCAAGTGCTTCGTTTATCGAAAACGATTTAGCGGCCacaactgaaattaaaaaacaaagaatTAGTTCTTGAGTATCTACTCGGTTGATTAAACGCTGTAAAAGAGAATTTATTAGATTCTGTAAGTACTTTACAAACGCATAGCCAAAACTACTGATTGCTACTTAGTAATGTGTTGCTGGTCTAGTATTTATCAAAAGCCCGTCACTTAATATGTTATTTCGGTGTACTTAGTTAAATAGAATTATGAAATACCTAAGTATGGAAATCGGAAAGTACTTAGATGAAAATTTAAGCCCGGGGAGAGAGTATTATACAGCATATCAGCGAGTCGTGCATACCATATACAGTTACCGTTACGTAATCGTTGATGtagataaattaatttgtatgaaaagcctttatattattatttggtaGTAAAATGTTTTTGCCGACGAAAAAGCGGGAAAAGTTCCATAAGAACGAGTTATCAgtttaaaaaaagaagaagtacctacctacttgataGAAACGTAAAAAGTAcgtatagtccagtagaattagcttttaaatcggaaataattcctacaaaagattttattgttttaatggcttcattggttgcccattaagactctcctaagttttcgacttcgacggagttgtgcttaagtggtgggggcccccgaaaggggcattttttcggttttccggttataccgcgtaaaggacttaccctatcaaaaagtggtcttcatgacggttgaagggcacttaatcctgcattgaataagaccaaattcatatgttttggacaaaccgttctcgcgctaaagttcggcaaagtagaaaatatacgtataattaatgaccctctccacgtccaatggtttgttacccacaggcttccaagccttgtaaagggtcgccttaaccagtgtaaccctaacaaggctcacgagtttgattcgcttatccttgttcgtcccagccgttccttaactgcggttgctgcacctc from Ostrinia nubilalis chromosome 8, ilOstNubi1.1, whole genome shotgun sequence includes the following:
- the LOC135073928 gene encoding tRNA (guanine-N(7)-)-methyltransferase non-catalytic subunit wdr4 — protein: MNCLAVSDNFLAISKGLHVDCYSTQHNFFNVPCKSESQENDRISDIAIAPDEKHLAVITSVSKQLLVCNLPGMETTIAFTLPRSASKIRFTANNSHVLVADKSGDVLIYDITDEDSGTKLLGHLSILLDVLQTNDGKYIISSDRDEKIRVSCFPNTYNIQTYCLGHREFVNHIEILPHSEKYLTSASGDGTVKCWDYVTGALCHNINAYLDVDDVGLKEHFAKIMDEEGVEVTTLPIVHYTATALDEDTSVLAIAIHGYNKLLIYSLETRNKQFLHKKEDSVMLERFPAAIKFHKSSLFVYDDVDNTVCIIKIVWINSKLNFECDKKLTMFINVNVNGELNSSIDAIKVLYKRKFDNVQEYQERKKQRLEKVSQ
- the LOC135073931 gene encoding signal recognition particle 19 kDa protein — its product is MINSWSPDKKHSEVERWICIYPAYLNSKKTLAEGRKLPKTYCVENPTHQEIRDVLVASGLHVGVENKLYPRERSKEMLFRGRIRVQIKNDDGTPVKPEFPTRESVMRFIGESIPKLKTRQNRPADQQPQTTHQASNKSKGKKGRR
- the LOC135073930 gene encoding uncharacterized protein LOC135073930; amino-acid sequence: MEIRRWHCFVFINFALILPFVAAKSFSINEALAAESKLKKSRDTPAHSQVSAETNTRFSLNKALTSDPTRKSRKYKRGSILSDKSPLIKSRNIFQIGSSRLKELLSSLHKRRTPSKKREIYKDDKIDEKYFPLFKNLGLLFDNLLESESRDSYEVSKHKHKRYKFKGDGKRGVVCSCAVKSDSDAGETRSHKKAVISAEAFATEGPTATAAAAADTAAADISGLGPDKNIPLLLPRDPFGGRGDDHGHSERSGPTLHRNAQRNLAGDIRNRKHPPRNRKYKADAENDEENPDSHTRDDASGSESRERSRGAPDVSNVRTASNEKKPQKSKKAHIFGGAFELPRKVQLKDRRNETESEEFLPKYIRGIRGFVSENKIDDITESIQSEEDYKENFDDVAISSADDKRIASGSGEPSTEAQEIGPGHETMTFKNDLGDIIDNLKTERKSNVKMPSVTIIDGYSVARDKNGQNKLSEKSIRIHG